From Sporocytophaga myxococcoides, one genomic window encodes:
- a CDS encoding sensor histidine kinase has protein sequence MKNRIIFTLIIIYFSSITFTIAKSSSLKLNYITDDSLKYTFSTVSSLFLQSPEKFKIADDAVNIRLKANKIWIIFPAKGLPENGILLVKNSFLDHITAHFIKDNKLIELKESGDLAPFNYRDLPINFPNFFIPKNTELICLEIQIKGPMKVPVEIFSEKEFITDVQQNISLHFLYLGLIILTITLTLTSYFWLKESLFLYYALSIGATGFLTLLNFGYAFQYFWPETPIVNQYCFIFYLLTTFHLVFIEKLLLLKKYSKWLYFTFRVFYVVNIVSFTLNTFYYTTLVNEIVFSVFCIGALLPLFAGVYLFKKLKRIEKHTISFFLTGSISFFLGILIHVITLNGAIPLNVFTDNSIQIGSAIEIIFFNLAILSRLKLFKLEKDSIIIEQKHFLETEVMSRTLELREKNILIELKNKELKEQQEQLEKIVEKRTSQLIKLNKDLNDRNFRLEQFANITAHNLRGPIATLLGLCELFNEGTPSDPLNAKVIHNVKESSLKVDGILKDLASLLDHHRNTDAMMEKVKFEKVCLEVIDLLENEITASGAVVNYDFSETAFTPAIPSYLKNIFFNLILNSIKYCKKYLMPTVNIKSYTEGDYHFIEFRDNGIGLDLTLYREKIFQPYQRFHLEIPGKGLGLFIIKTQIESMGGKISIESEIGIGTAFTVALPASISAEYKEELSLKENN, from the coding sequence ATGAAAAACAGGATAATCTTTACATTAATTATAATTTACTTTAGCAGTATTACCTTTACTATTGCAAAATCTTCTTCTTTAAAATTAAATTATATCACTGACGATTCTCTTAAGTATACTTTTTCAACTGTTTCAAGCCTTTTTTTACAATCTCCTGAGAAATTTAAAATTGCGGACGATGCAGTAAATATCAGACTTAAAGCAAATAAAATATGGATCATCTTTCCAGCTAAGGGCTTGCCTGAAAATGGAATTTTACTTGTAAAAAATTCTTTTTTAGATCACATCACAGCACATTTCATTAAAGATAATAAACTTATAGAACTCAAAGAATCCGGAGACCTTGCCCCATTCAATTACAGAGATTTACCCATAAACTTTCCCAACTTTTTTATTCCCAAAAACACAGAACTTATTTGCCTTGAAATTCAAATCAAAGGCCCAATGAAAGTCCCTGTTGAGATCTTCTCTGAAAAAGAATTCATAACCGATGTTCAGCAAAATATATCTCTTCACTTTCTTTACCTTGGCCTAATCATTCTTACAATAACCCTCACGCTTACATCCTATTTTTGGCTTAAAGAGAGTTTATTCCTTTACTACGCACTTTCCATCGGTGCAACAGGGTTTCTCACTTTACTTAATTTCGGCTATGCCTTTCAGTATTTCTGGCCCGAGACTCCAATAGTGAATCAATATTGTTTTATTTTCTACTTGCTTACTACTTTCCATTTAGTATTTATAGAAAAGTTGTTACTGTTAAAAAAATATTCTAAATGGCTGTATTTTACATTTAGAGTATTTTATGTAGTCAACATAGTTTCATTTACCCTTAATACGTTTTACTATACCACACTAGTAAATGAAATTGTTTTTTCGGTATTCTGCATAGGTGCTTTATTGCCGCTCTTTGCAGGAGTTTATTTATTTAAAAAATTAAAGAGAATTGAAAAACACACAATTAGCTTTTTTTTAACGGGCAGTATATCTTTCTTCCTTGGAATTCTTATTCACGTCATTACTCTAAATGGAGCCATCCCCTTGAATGTTTTCACAGACAATTCCATTCAAATCGGATCTGCCATTGAAATTATCTTTTTTAACCTGGCTATATTGAGCAGACTTAAATTATTTAAACTGGAGAAAGACAGCATTATCATAGAACAAAAACACTTCCTTGAAACTGAAGTAATGTCCAGAACGCTTGAACTGAGAGAAAAAAACATTCTGATAGAGCTTAAAAACAAGGAACTGAAAGAACAACAAGAACAGCTTGAAAAAATAGTAGAAAAAAGAACCAGTCAGCTTATAAAACTTAATAAGGACCTTAACGACCGCAACTTCAGACTGGAGCAATTTGCTAATATCACAGCGCACAACCTTCGTGGTCCTATTGCTACATTACTGGGACTATGTGAATTGTTTAATGAAGGTACTCCATCAGACCCTCTGAACGCAAAAGTGATTCATAACGTCAAAGAGTCGTCCCTAAAGGTTGATGGTATTCTCAAGGACTTAGCGTCATTGCTGGATCATCATAGAAACACAGATGCTATGATGGAAAAGGTAAAATTTGAAAAAGTATGTCTTGAGGTAATTGATCTTCTTGAAAATGAAATCACAGCAAGCGGCGCTGTAGTCAACTATGACTTTTCTGAAACAGCTTTCACTCCTGCAATTCCATCTTATCTTAAGAATATATTCTTTAATCTTATTCTTAACAGCATTAAATATTGTAAGAAATATTTAATGCCTACTGTCAATATTAAATCCTATACCGAGGGGGATTACCATTTTATTGAGTTCAGGGACAATGGAATAGGCCTGGATCTTACACTATACAGAGAAAAGATTTTTCAGCCTTATCAACGCTTTCATCTTGAAATCCCAGGAAAAGGATTAGGCTTGTTTATCATCAAAACTCAGATTGAAAGTATGGGAGGAAAAATATCTATCGAAAGCGAAATAGGAATAGGAACAGCTTTTACTGTCGCCCTGCCCGCCTCAATATCAGCAGAATATAAAGAGGAGTTGTCTCTAAAAGAGAACAATTAA